A window of Microbacterium sp. BK668 genomic DNA:
GGGGTGAGGCGGCACCCGAGCTGAGCGGCGAAGGGCGCCGACTGATGCGAGGTCGCCGCGACGAAGACGCCGTCGACCGTGCGCTGTCCGCCGTCCGTCAGCGTCAGGACCATTCCGCCGTCGGCCCGGCGCGCTTTCCGCACGGTCCCCGGTGACAGCGCGACGACATCGGCGACGATCGGCCGCAGCATGGCTTCGAGAAGACGCGCATGCTCGCCGTCGGCGAGAAGGGCGACCACGCGGCCGGCGTACTCGTGTCCGTGGCAGAACGGGCATTGGGCGACCTCCCGGCCCCACGCCTCGGCGAGACCGGGGATCGCGGGGAGCACGTCCCGCATCCCCGTCGCGAGCACGACGCTGCGTGCGCGGAGCGATCCGCCCGAGGTCGTCACGACGAATCGGCCGTCCCCATCCTTCTCGATCGTCATCACCTCGTCGTCGCGCACCTCCACGTCGTCGTACGCGCTCAGCTCCTCGCGCCCTATGCGGCGGAGCTCTGCAGGTGAGCGGCCGTCGTTGGTCAGCAGGTTGTGGGAGTGGGCGACCGTCTCGTTGCGGTACCGGCCCGAGTCGAACAGAACGGTCCGCCGGTGCATCCGCGCGAGCGTGAGACCGGCCTGGAGGCCGGCGGGGCCGCCACCGATCACGACGGCGTCGACGTCGGGAAGAGGGATCGAGTTGCGCATGAACCGATGATGTGCCTTCATGTCGACATGAAGTCAAGCCGGTCGATCGGCGACGCCGCGACGCAGTTCGGGCTCGAGGTCCTGGTCGACGAGGTCATGGCCGGCGGCGCGCGGTGGACGGCGGAGCGGCTCGCTGCGGCCGAGCCTCCTCCACAGGTCGCGCCGCCGGCGTGAACGAGGATCCCGGGCGCGCGCGGGTCGCGGCATCCATCCCGCTCGTTACCATGAATCGGTGATCGCGCCGCCTCTCTCCCGCGAACAGGAGGCGCTGTTCCGGCTCATCGAAGACACCCGCGAGCACGTGTTCGTCACCGGGCGTGCGGGCACGGGCAAGTCGACCCTCCTCCAGCACCTCGCGTGGAACACGACGAAGCAGATCGCGGTGTGCGCGCCGACCGGGGTCGCCGCGCTCAACGTCGAGGGCCAGACCATCCACTCCCTCTTCAAGCTGCCGCTGGGCATCATCGGCTCGACCGACGAGCCGCAGTCCGATGCGACGCGCAAGCTGCTCAACGCCATCGACACGCTCGTGATCGACGAGATCTCGATGGTCAACGCCGACCTCATGGACGCGATCGACCGCGCGCTGCGCATGGCGCGCGGGCGGCGCGGCGAGCCCTTCGGCGGCGTGCAGATCGTCATGTTCGGCGACCCGTATCAGCTCGCCCCCGTACCGCCGAGGGGCGATGAGCTGCGGTACGTCCGCGACCACTACCGCTCGTTCTGGTTCTTCGACGCGCACGTCTGGACCGGGGGCCGTGCAGCTCTGCGCGACGGGCCGTCGCTCGACGGGTTCGCCGAGCTCGGGCCGTTCGGGGCGCAGCTTCACATCCGTGAGCTCGTCGACATCCACCGGCAAGCCGACCCCGGCTTCAAGGCGCTGCTAAACGCCGTGCGTCACGGGATTGTGACCGCCGAGATGGCCCAGGTCCTCAACGACACCGGGGCCCGCCGCCCGCCCGAGCCCCGCGAGGGCGAAGTTCCGATCATCACGCTCGCCACGCGCAACGACATCGTCAACAGCATCAACCGTCGTCATCTCGATGCGCTCGGCGGACGCCTCCAGACCGCGCAGGCCGAGGTGAACGGTGACTTCGGGCGAGGCGACGCCTACCCCGCGGACGTCGAGCTGCAGCTCAAGGTGGGCGCCCAGGTGATGTTCCTGCGCAACGACATCGCCTCGTTCGGCGAGCCGCCCCGCTGGGTCAACGGCACGATCGGCACCGTCACGCGCATCGCGGGCGGCACCGTTCGGGTCGAGGTCGAGGGCAAGGAGTTCGACGTCGAGCCGGCCGTATGGGAGAAGTTCCGCTACTCGTACGACCCGGGCTCGCGCTCGCTGTCGCGCGACGTCGTCGCGGAGTTCACCCAGTTCCCGCTCCGACTGGCGTGGGCCGTGACGATCCACAAGTCGCAGGGCAAGACCTACGACCGCGCCGTCATCGACCTCGGGTCGGGCGCGTTCGCGCCGGGCCAGACGTATGTCGCACTGTCGCGGCTCACCTCGCTCGAGGGGCTGTATCTCACGCGGCCGCTGCGGCCGCGCGACATCCAGGTCGACCCCGATGTGCGCCGCTTCATGGCGGACGTGCGGCGGGCCGCGGCATCCTGAGCCCGTTCTCCGGCGCGCTTCGTCTCGCTTCGCCCGCTCGACGACCGAGGTTGCGGAACGAAAGGGCGCGCGGTGACCGACGTCAGGCCACCTGGATGGCCTTCGCGGCGGCGAGGTCCTCGAACAGCTCGGTGTTGAAGCGATAGGCGAGGAGGACCTCGTCGATCACGCGCTCCTTCTCGGCGTCGTCCCACGGCGCGGCGTCGAGCTGGTCGCGATAGACGTCTTTGAAGGCCTTGGGGTCGGCGATGTCGCCGAAGAGGTAGAACCCGATGCCGTTGGTCTCGAACCCGAACCGGCGGGCCATGAGACGGCCGATGAACTGCCCGCCGGAGAGGTCACCGAGGTAGCGCGTGTAGTGGTGAGCGACGAAGCCGCCCGCCCACGTCGCGCCGACCTGCTGGATGCGGTCGACGTACCGACGCGTCGTGGGAAGCGGCTCGATGCGGTCGCGCCAGTCCGGCCCGATGAGGAACTCCAGGTCGGCCTCGATGGCAGGGAGACGCGTGAGCTTGTCGCTGATGAAGACGGATGCCACCGGGTCGAGGCGCATGCGCTGCGCGGCCGCCTCGAGCGCGTCGTAGATGAACCAGTGCTGCGCGACGAGGGCGATGTAGTCGTCGCGCGTGCCGGCGCCCGTGAGAAGGTCGGCCATGAAGCCGGCGTGCTCGCTGCGCGAATGCGCCGAGCCGGCGCGCTCGCGCAGGGCGGTGGAGAACCGGATCGGGTCGCTCATACCTTCACTGTAGCTCAAGGTAAGGGCGCCCTAAGTTACGAGTTCGCTAAGAATGCGGCCTCGGCTCGACGCCCAGGCGGGCGCACGCGGCGTCGTACAGCGCCACGATCTCGCGGCGCACCTGCGGGCGCTCGGCGATCGGGCCGTGGGGCCACGGAACGCGGACGGCTTCCGTGCCGCCGTCGCCGCGTTGCGCCAGCCACTCGCCGCCGTCGCCGTCGAATCCCGCCATCGTCGCCGCCGTATAGTCGCGTCGGGGTCCGAAGGCGCGTGCGATCAGAAGGCTGTCGCCGGAGTGGTCGCCGTTCATATGCCGGAGCACACCAGCCACCACCGCGTCGTCGAATCTGAACGTCATGCGCTCAGCCTAGGAGTGGGGGAGCGGAGGGTCGGCGCATCTGTGTTTAGATGATGGGACGATCACCGGGGGGTGAGAGCTTGAGGCACCCTAGCCGCCTCCGCCGGAGTCACGGCGTCATGGCGTTCGCGCTCGCTCTGTCCCTCGGGCTCGTCGCGTGCTCAGCTCCGTCCGCAGCGAAGGTCGACCTCCCCGCGCAGACCGATGCGCCGCTCGGCGACGACACGGTGGCGCAGCTTCAGGATGCTGTCACCCACGCCATGGCGGCGACGGGATCGCCCGGGGCCATCGTCGGCGTCTGGGCTCCGTGGGCGGGCTCGTGGGTGGCGGGGCTCGGGACGACGCAGCCCGGGGGAGCCGGCACAGCCGTCTCGACCGATCAGAGGTTCCGTGCCGCCCAGATCACCCGTGCCATGACCTGCGACGTGCTGTACGCGCAGGTGGAACGGGGCACGGTCGCCCTCGACGACCCCGTCACCGACTACGTCGCGGGCGTCGCCGACCTCACCGACGTGACTCTCGGCGACCTCTGCGACGGCACGTCGGGCATCGGCTCCTACGCCGGCCAGCTCACGCCGCTGTGGTTCACCAAGCCCGACCGCGTCTGGAATCCGCACGAGCTCGCGAGCTACGGCCTCGGGCTGGAGCGGACCGTACCGCCCGGCACGTCGTACCGCGACTCCGATGCCGGGTACGTGCTCCTCGGGCTCGCCCTGGAGAAGGCGACGGGGGAGACGGCCTCGGCGCTTCTGGAGGAGTACGTCTTCGACCGCCTGAGTCTCGATGCGACCCAGCTTCCGGCATCCGCTCCCGGCTCGGCGGACGTCCTCCCCGGCTACGTGTCGCTGGGGGCGCCCGAAGGCGGCTCGAACTGCGCCGCGCCCGTCGACATGACGCAGCTCTCGCCGAGCACGGGGTACACCGACTCGGGCGTCGTGACCGATATCGACGACCTGGGCCGCTACGCCCAGTCGCTCGCCGGGAACGCCCTCGTGCCGCAGGGCTTCGACCGCCTCGCGGACGAGGTGCCGGCCCACGACGGGGCTCCCTCGTGGCTGACCGCGGGCGGCGGCGTCTACCGCGCCGGGTCGCTCGTCGGGCAGTACGGCGCGGTGCCCGGCTATGCGACGGCGGCGTTCGCCGACCCCGGCTCGGGTCTCACGGTCGCCGTCGTGCTGAACAACTCGGCGGCAGGCCCGGGCCCCGCGGTGTGGCTCGCGTGGGAGCTGGCCGCGCTCGCCTCGAAGGCTCCGGCCGCCTCTGGGCAGACCGCGCCCGAAGCGGGCCTGCCGTGGACGGCGCAGCAGTTCCGCGATTCCATCAGCGGCGCGGCCGTCTGTCCTCTGCCTTAGCGCCGTGACGGCTCGCACCGGCCAGACGCCGGCGATCCTGCTCGTGGTCGCGGGCCTGGCGTGTCAGGAGGTCGGCGCCTCCCTCGCCGTGCTGCTGTTCCCCCAGGTCGGTGCGCTCGGCATGGTGATGCTCCGGCTCGTCTTCTCCGCGGCCGTGCTGCTGCTTCTGGCGCGCCCGCGGCTGCGGGGCCACACGCGCACGGGCTGGAGAGCCGTCGTCGGATTCGGCCTCGTGCTCGCCGTCATGAACGGGCTCTTCTATCTGGCCCTGGAGCGCCTCCCGCTGGGCGTGACGGTGACGATCGAGGTGCTCGGCCCGCTGACGCTGTCCATCATCGCGGCACACCGCGCGTCGGCGTGGGTGTGGGCGGCCGTCGCCTTCGCGGGCGTCGTCGCGCTCGGCGGCGGGGGCTGGGAGCGCCTCGATCCCCTGGGAGTCGCGTTCGCCCTGGGCGCCGCGGCGAGCTGGGCGCTGTACATCCTGGCTTCGGCCCGTGTCGGGCGCGAGTTCCCCCGGCTGGACGGACTCGCGCTCGCGATGACGGTCGGCGCTGTCGTCGCGCTGCCCTTCGGCATCGTCTCGGCGGGGTCGGCGCTCCTGCGTCCCGAGATACTGGGCCTCGGCGCGGCGGTCGCCGTCCTGTCCTCGACGATCCCCTACGCCTTCGAGCTCATCGCGCTGCGCCGGCTCGCGGCATCCGCCTTCGCCATCCTCATGAGTCTCGCGCCCGCCACCGCCGCCCTCGCCGGGTGGCTCCTGCTCGGGCAGGCGCTGTCGTGGCTCGAGGTCGTCGGCATCGCGCTGGTGATCGCCGCGAGCATGGGCGCCGTGCGCTCGTCGCAGCGGGCGGCTCGCGAGACGGCGGAACCGCTCGGGTGACGGATGCCGCGGCCCGCGCTTCCGGTCGCGGTGTCGCTCCCTGTTATGCTGGCCGGACGCCGCAAGGCGTGCCTCGGGGCTGTAGTTCAATGGCAGAACTTCTGCTTCCCAAGCAGACAGCGCGGGTTCGATTCCCGTCAGCCCCTCCAATGCCCTGACGTGCCGCCGAAGGCGGTGCGGCAGGGCATTCGTGCGGCTGCCGTCGGGATCGAGCCGCCCGCGGGCGGTCCCGCTCCGCCGGAGGCTCCGCGCGCCGCGAAGCGGCGTGGGGAGTGGCGGAGTGGCCGATTCCCGTCAGCCCCTCCGACCTCCGCCGAGATGGCGCGAATCACCGTCGCGCGGCGCGTGCACCTGTCATCCGTGCGATCTCGACTCCAGGGAGACGTCGCGCGAGGACGCGGGGCGGGCGCGGCGCGGGGAGGCGGGACGCGGGGCGGGCGCGGCAGGAGGCGGCGTGGTCGGGTGCCGGGGCCGGCGCGGGGCATCGCGCTCGCCGGGCGCGGATAGGGTGGGATCGTGCTGCTCTCGGACCGCGACATCCGCCGTGAGATCGACGCTTCGAGGATCGCGATCGAGCCCTGGGAGCCCGGCATGGTGCAGCCCTCGAGCGTCGATGTGCGCCTCGACCGCTACTTCCGGCTCTTCGACAACCACAAGTACCCGTTCATCGATCCGGCCGAGGACCAGCCCGACCTGACGCACCTCATCGAGGTCGCCCCCGACGAGCCGTTCATCCTGCACCCGGGCGAGTTCGCGCTCGGCTCGACGTTCGAGCTCGTCGGGCTCCCGGACGACGTCGCGGCCCGGCTCGAGGGCAAATCGTCGCTCGGCCGGCTGGGGCTTCTCACGCACTCGACGGCGGGATTCATCGATCCGGGCTTCAGCGGTCACGTGACGCTCGAGCTCTCCAACGTCGCGACCCTCCCGATCAAGCTGTGGCCGGGGATGAAGATCGGGCAGCTCTGCTTCTTCCGCCTCTCGTCGGCCGCCGAGACGCCGTATGGCGCCGGGCCGTACGGCAACAGGTATCAGGGGCAGCGGGGGCCGACGGCATCCCGCTCCTTCCAGAACTTCCACCGCACGGATGTCGGGACCACCGACGCCGGGTCGCGCGGCGCCTGACCCTCCGGCACAACAGAGGGGATCTGCGCAACAGAGGGGATCTGCGCATCAGAGGGGCCGGACGCGCCTCCTGATCCTTCGAAGCGCCGATCTCCTCAATCGTGCGGCGACGCCGCCGCGGCTCACGCGTCCTTCTGCGGAAGGATGAGCGAGAACCTCGTCGTCGGCGTCGACTCGAGGAGGAGGTGCCCTCCGAGCGCCTCGGCGAGCTCCGCCGAGAGGGCGAGTCCGATCCCCTCGCCCCCGTTGGTGCTCTTGCCCGGCGTGCGCTGGAAGATCGCGTTGCCGCTCGGGCGCGGACCTTCGTCGCCCACGCGGACCGTGACGTAGCCGTTCGCCCGAGTGCCCGACACCGTGATGAGGCCCCGCCCGTGCTGCAGCGCGTTGTGGATCAGCACGTCGAGGATCTGGTTCGTCGGCGCGGGGACGCTCGTCGCGCCGGGGGCGACCGACTCGACCCGGATCCCGCGCTTCTGGGCCACCGCCTGCGTGCGCCAGCGGTCGCCTGCCTGCGTCAGCATGGGGCCGAGGTCCACCGATTCGTCGGCCCCGGGGGTCGCGCCGCGGGCCAGCGCGAGGAGCTGCGCGATGGCATCCGACAGCCGGTCGATCTCGCGGAGCGCGTGCTCCAGCTGCTCGCGCACGACCGGTGCGGTCTCGGGCCACAGCGAGACGTCCTCGAGCTCGAGGCGCAGGGCCGTGATGGGGGTGCGCAGCTGGTGGGAGGCGTTCGCGGCGAACTCGTGCTCGCGGCGGATGCGCTGCTCGAGGGTGCTCGCGCTCGACCGCAGCGCCTCCTCGATCGCCCTCGCCTCGGGGATGCGGGCGGCGGGAGCCTCGTCGTCGAGAGGGCCTTCGCCCACCTTGCGCGCCAGCGCGGCCAGGCGCACGAAGGGTGCCGAGAGCCGGCGCGCGAGGAGCACCGCGACGACCGCCGAGACCACCATGAGGCCGATGCCGAGCACCACGACCGGCATGACCGCCTCTTGCACGCGCTCCGAGATGAGGGCGCCCGAGCGGCTGAAGGTGACACTGCCGCCGCCTTCGACCGGGGCCGTCGAGGAGAGGTCGTCGGACTCCGGCGCGTCGCCGGCCTCGACGGTGGCTCCGTCGGGCGCGACGTACACGACGTGCTCGCCGGGCTGGAGAACCGAATCGAGGAACTCCGCCGAAACGTCCGCGTGCGCATCACGCTCGGCGACGAGGACCGACATGAAATCGGTGGCCCGCACGACCCGGCGCTCCTCGCTGGTCTGGATCAGGTCGGCGACGATGTACGCCCGCGGGATACCGTAGAGCGCGATGATGCCGACCGCCATCGCGACGAAAGCGATGATGAGGCGTTCACGCATCCGCCGCCCCGTCGTCGAGGCGGAAGCCGATGCCGCGGATCGTCGTGATCCGCACATCGGCGCCCGAGTCCTCGAGCTTCTGCCGGAGTCGTGCGATCGTCACGTCGAGGGTCTTCGTCGAGCCGAACCAGTTCTCGTCCCACACCTCGTCCATCACCTTCTCGCGCGTCACGACGCTTCCGCGCTGCCGGTCGAGGTTCGCGAGCAGGTCGAACTCCTTCGTGCTGAGCGAGATCTCGCGGTCGCCAGCGAAGGCGCGGCGCGCATCGGGATCGACGGTGAGGGCGGTTCCGGATGCCGTGGCCGCGGCGGCCGCGGGCGTCGACGCCGATGAGGCCGACGACGCGCGTCGCAGCAGGGCGCGCAGCCGCGCCAGCAGTTCGGCGAGCGCGAACGGCTTCGCGATGTAGTCGTCGGCCCCGACATCCAGCCCCACGACGCGATCGAGTTCGCCGTCGCGCGCCGTCAGGATGACGATCCCGCCCTCGAACCCCTCGTCGCGAACGCGACGGCAGACATCGAGCCCGTCCATGTCGGGAAGCCCGAGATCCAGCACGACCAAAGACGGCCCATCCGCGAGCACGCGTTGGATCGCCTCGGCTCCTGCCGCCACGCGCTCGACCTCGTAGCCCTCACGGGTCAGCGTCCGGACAAGGGGAAGCGCGATGCCGTCGTCGTCCTCGACGACAAGGATGTGCTGCCCCACGACGTCGATGCTATCGAGGTCTCCGGGGGCATCGGCGGCACCGGGGCGGGGGGTGTCGCGATCGTCGGGGGTGCCGGGCGCGTCCACTAGAACTCCCTGTCCACGGCGCCTGTCTCGGTGACGGGCGCGTTCGTCGAGGTCGTGCCGCCGAGGTCGGTGGCGAGGCTGGAGGGGGTCCAGATCATGTGAGCCGCCGCCGAGGTGGGAACCGTGCGGAGGGCCCCGCCCGTGCTCAGGGTGCCGACGGCGATCTGCACCACCGTGACGGTGAAGCCGTTGACGGTCGCCGTCGTCGCGGTCATGGTCGCGGTCCACTGCGAGGACTTGCGGTTCTTGATGTAGTCGCCGCGGAGGTTCACCGTGCCGAGGTTCACGGCGGTCGTGCCCTTGAGGACGTCGAGGGCGTCGTCACTGCTGGTCGAGCCGATCAGGTTGCCGTCGCGCACCCGGAGCGTGACCGCCGTCGAGGAGCCGTCCCAGCCCGACGCGATGCTGCCGGGGTTCATGCGCGTGCTGTAGGTGAACGTGACGGCGTCGCCCGTGTCGAGTCGCCCGGCCGTGCCGGTGCCGTTCGCCGTCTGCACGTCGACGCCTCGCACGGGGCGGTTGTCGACGCTGCGGGACGACACCACGCCCGAGATCGTCTGCTTGCCGGCCTTGTCGATCATGACGGCGCGCAGGTCGTACAGGCCGTCGGCGACGGCCTTGGTGTTCCAGGGGCAGGTGAACGGAGCCGTAGTCGGGGCGCAGATCGCCGTCCACGCGCTGGAACCGGTCGGTGCGTACTGGATCGTCACGCTCGCGATGCCCGCGGTGGAGTTGGCGGTGGCGGCCAGCGTCTCGACGCCGGTCAGGTGCGCGCCCGGATCCTCCATGGCGACCGAAGCCACCGAGTTGTCGACGAGGCGCCCGTGCGTCGCGTTCGACATCGTCGTCTGGCCCGAGGCATCCGTCGCCACCGCGCGGAAGACGTAGCTGCCGTTCGCGAGGGTGGTCGTGCCGAAGCGGCAGGTGTAGGGCGGCAGCGTGAGCGTGCAGGCGTCGGTCCAGCCGTTCGTTCCGGCCGGTGCGTACTGGAGGACAACCTTCGCCACGCCGGATTGGCCGTCGGAGGCGTTGGCGGTGAGGGTGACGGTGCCGCTCAGGGGTGACCCGGGGTCGACCATCGACACGGTCGGCGCCGTGTTGTCGACGAGGACGTCGCTCACGACGTTGGAGTACGTCGTCACGCCGTTGTAGGTGGCGGCGGAGCGCAGGTCGTACGACTCGCCGTTGGTGAAGCCCTTCGCGGTGGTGTCCCAGACGCACGTGTAAGGGGCGGCGAGGTTGGTGCAGAGCGGGCTCCACGCGGCCGTTCCGGCCACGGCGTACTCGACGCGGACCACGTAGGGCCCCACCCCCGTGTTGACGAGGGTCGTCGAGAGCGTCAGGGAGCGGACGGCGAAATCGCCCGGGTCGGCCAGCACGACGCCGATGGTGTTGCCGACGGTCGCGGCGACGGGGGTCGAGGTGGCGGAGTAGCCGGCCTTGTCGGTCGCGACGGCCCGCAGGCTGTACGACCCGTCCGCGACGGTGCGCGTATCCCACGAGCACGCGTACGGCGCGGCGGATGCGGTGCACAGCGTCGTCCACGTCGTCGAGCCCGCGGCCTGGAAGGAGAGGACGACCTGCGCGATCCCGGTCTGCGCGTCGGCGGCGCTCGCCGTGATCGTCACGACGTCGCGGAGCGTGCCGGCCGGCGGCTGGACGCTGACCGCGGGCGGGGTCCAATCCGCTGCGGCGCCGACGCGGTTCGAGGGGTTCACGCTCTGCGCCGTGAAGGAGGCGGAGGAGAACCCCGGTGCCATCGCGGTCGTCGCGAGGAGGAAGACGACGGCGAGCACGACGAGGACCGCGTTGCGCAGGGCGGCGGAGCTCATCGGGTTCCTTCAGTCGGGACAGCGGGTGTCTTCGACGTTACGCAGGCGCTGGTTACAGGCAGGCCACAGCCGCTCCTCGCCGGAGCAACAATCGAGGGCCGCTCACCGAGCGGGAATCACAGCCGCCGCGAGGTGCGGGCGGTCGTGCGCCACGATGCGAGCAGCAGGCACGAGAGCGCGACGAGCACGCCGTCACGGATCGTCCAGGGATCGCGGGGCAGGCCCGGCGCGCCGACCGTGTGAAGAAGGAGCACCAGGACGAGGGTCGCGGCGGAGACCACGATCATGCCGAGGCGGGACTCGAAGCACTGCGCCGTCAGGAACCGGGCGGCCGCGAGGAGCCCGGCCGCTCCGATCACCGCCCAGACCAGTGAGATGGGGCTGCGGAGAGGATCGCCGGCGGCAGCGGCGACGAGATCGATCGTCGACAGGGCGACGAGGATGGCCGCCGCCGCCCAGGCGAGCGGGCGACGGCGGCCGAGTGCACGAGCGGAAGCCATGGGGATCTCCATCGGGTCGTGGATGATGCGCACGGCGGCTCGTGCCGTGCCGGCGCTCAGGGCGCGGCAGCCGGGAGAGCCGGCGAGGGGTGCTCCACCGGAAGCGCTGTCGAGGCGGCGTCCGCGGGAGCGGGAGCCTCCTCGTCGCGCCGGCGGGAGGTTCGCACGAGGTCGCGCAGGAAGAGCAGGGCGACGACTGCGGCGGGAACGCCGATCGCCAGCATCCTGATCCCCGGCGCAGACAGGGCGATGAAGGCCCAGCCGACCGCCGGGATCCAGCCTTCGACACGGGGCTGGACGACGTCGGCGAGCGTGAACGTCCACGGGTCGACCGTCGCGTTGGCATCGCCCTTCGTCCGGAAGACGAGCGAGCCGCTGCCGTCAGGGTTCGGCTCGACGGAGACGATCCGGTGGGTGACGAGTTCGGACAGGCCCGACTCGGCGGGCGGGAGGTAGGTGATGATGTCACCGGGCTCGAGGTCGCTCACGGGCACCTGGCGTTCGAGCACCAGCGTGCCGCGCTCGAAGGTGCCCGACATCGACGCCCCCGTGATGACGTAGCGGTCGAAGCCGAGCAGGCCCGGCACGAACATGAGCGCCGCGACGGCGCAGGCCACGACGGCCGCGATCACGATGGCCGTGTTCCCCAATGCCTTGATCGTCGTCGCGGCGCTCATGTCGTTCCCCCTCCCTGGGTCTCAGGTCACTGGTTGTAGGTCGTGGCGGCCGTCTGCGTGGAGTTCCACGTGTACGTGGCCGTCGCCATCTTGCCCTGCTCCTCGTTGCCGGCGGCCTGCGCGAGGGTCACGCTGAACGTGTACTCGCGGGCCTCGCCCTTCGCGAAGAGGCCGAGGTCGACGGGGGCCGCGCCGGTGAGAGCACCGAACGTGCCCGACCACACGGGGGTCGTCGACCCGGCCGCGGTGATCGTGAGCGCGAGGTTCGACTTCGTCGTGAAGCCGTTGACGGCGTTCTCGCTGAGCTTGATGTTCGCCGGAAGCGAGCCGGAGTTGGTGATCGTGACCTTGCCGGTGAGGGTGTCGCCCGGCTTGAGGTCGGAGAGGTTGAAGATCGCGCTGCCGGCACGCGAGTTGGTCTGCTGCAGCGTGCCGGTGGTGAAGGCGTTGGCGCTGTTGACCGAGTTCGCGACGAAGTCGGCTCCCGAGCCGACCGCGATCGCGGAGGCGATCAAGAGACCGGCGAGCGGGACGAGGACGCGCTTGCGAGAGCGGACGGCCTTGCCGGCCGGAGTCTGGGTGGCGGTGGTGCTCATGGAGCGGATTCCTGTTCTGACGGAGCGTGCATCGACAGGAATGACGCTACGGAGGCGTCGGCAACGGGATTCCTACAGGGATGCCACACGCGTTCCAGGGCTCGGACACAAGTGGGCTCGAGTGCAACGGCCCGGCGTCCGCCGCCGGTCAGTCCGGCGTCTCGGCCTTTGCGTGCGCGGCGAGATCGGCGACGCGCGCGAGGCCGCCCACCGCGAAGGCGGTGACGGCGTCGAGCGACTCGTCTGCCGCCAGGATGCGGTTGTGCCCGAGGCCGCGCGTGAGGAGCAGCCGGGCGCGACGCC
This region includes:
- a CDS encoding TasA family protein → MSTTATQTPAGKAVRSRKRVLVPLAGLLIASAIAVGSGADFVANSVNSANAFTTGTLQQTNSRAGSAIFNLSDLKPGDTLTGKVTITNSGSLPANIKLSENAVNGFTTKSNLALTITAAGSTTPVWSGTFGALTGAAPVDLGLFAKGEAREYTFSVTLAQAAGNEEQGKMATATYTWNSTQTAATTYNQ
- a CDS encoding Ig-like domain-containing protein, producing MSSAALRNAVLVVLAVVFLLATTAMAPGFSSASFTAQSVNPSNRVGAAADWTPPAVSVQPPAGTLRDVVTITASAADAQTGIAQVVLSFQAAGSTTWTTLCTASAAPYACSWDTRTVADGSYSLRAVATDKAGYSATSTPVAATVGNTIGVVLADPGDFAVRSLTLSTTLVNTGVGPYVVRVEYAVAGTAAWSPLCTNLAAPYTCVWDTTAKGFTNGESYDLRSAATYNGVTTYSNVVSDVLVDNTAPTVSMVDPGSPLSGTVTLTANASDGQSGVAKVVLQYAPAGTNGWTDACTLTLPPYTCRFGTTTLANGSYVFRAVATDASGQTTMSNATHGRLVDNSVASVAMEDPGAHLTGVETLAATANSTAGIASVTIQYAPTGSSAWTAICAPTTAPFTCPWNTKAVADGLYDLRAVMIDKAGKQTISGVVSSRSVDNRPVRGVDVQTANGTGTAGRLDTGDAVTFTYSTRMNPGSIASGWDGSSTAVTLRVRDGNLIGSTSSDDALDVLKGTTAVNLGTVNLRGDYIKNRKSSQWTATMTATTATVNGFTVTVVQIAVGTLSTGGALRTVPTSAAAHMIWTPSSLATDLGGTTSTNAPVTETGAVDREF
- a CDS encoding signal peptidase I — encoded protein: MSAATTIKALGNTAIVIAAVVACAVAALMFVPGLLGFDRYVITGASMSGTFERGTLVLERQVPVSDLEPGDIITYLPPAESGLSELVTHRIVSVEPNPDGSGSLVFRTKGDANATVDPWTFTLADVVQPRVEGWIPAVGWAFIALSAPGIRMLAIGVPAAVVALLFLRDLVRTSRRRDEEAPAPADAASTALPVEHPSPALPAAAP